The following are encoded together in the Lactuca sativa cultivar Salinas chromosome 1, Lsat_Salinas_v11, whole genome shotgun sequence genome:
- the LOC111906499 gene encoding uncharacterized protein LOC111906499 isoform X2, with protein MAMIGIVPEELKEENYEFWKVCVKSYLVGQGLWDVVSTEATSAEEATPEWQKKNAQALHAIQLACGSRAYSKYKKNTHVSAKFAWDHLAEMRPSASHDTEVTPDHGLPGVNEHFRHEKLYNAVEDGDIELVKEIFKNDPDAGRAIVTPHRDTALHVAILSGNIKIALELVKQMTPEDLEIANEFGATPLSLTAITESTRLAKAMVQKNRTLVTIKKGNTDESSLPVIVASMYGRKKMVHYLYSRTPKELFDPTRGMEGVLLLNNLITADLFDIASMLLNRYPQLGVTHDHHGNYALHKLSHKPSAFASGSEFPFWKHWIYRCVRIHSPWDVQTQKSDSSNGSEHEIDIDQSSTEEELISHPILLHQLGWFLLRSFVPDIKHLHEKKLVNDEASKLLSCIFKEMRDMNRSQLEKMEIDKALHGAIKHGIVEFVVELLKYNPEFIWRKDKRGRSIFSHAIILRQEKIFSLFYSLGTRKSIVASRHDIFHNNFLHLAAKLSPPAQLERVSGAALQMQRELQWYKEVESLVQPKYKDQLNENNWKPSTLFTEEHKDLAKEGEKWMKNTAGSSMIVGTLIAAVMFTTAFTIPGGTNDRSGLPIMLYTDRNTFMIFMISNGLSLFASSTSVLMFLGILTARYAENDFLMSLPTKLIFGIACLFFSIVTMMVSFAAAMYLMLHKTLEWVSIPLIIFSTLPVLLFSALQFPLLLEMVFRTYGSTIFEKHKKIATSTKKSLR; from the exons ATGGCTATGATTGGGATTGTACCTGAAGAACTAAAAGAAGAAAACTATGAGTTCTGGAAGGTATGCGTAAAGAGTTATCTAGTTGGTCAAGGTCTGTGGGATGTTGTCTCAACAGAAGCTACATCCGCTGAAGAGGCTACACCAGAATGGCAAAAGAAGAACGCTCAGGCTTTACATGCTATTCAACTAGCCTGTGGATCACGTGCCTACTCCAAGTACAAGAAGAACACACATGTCTCCGCTAAATTTGCTTGGGATCACTTGGCCGAGATGCGTCCTAGCGCATCACACGATACTGAAGTTACACCTGATCATGGTCTCCCAG GGGTTAATGAGCACTTTCGACATGAAAAGCTATACAATGCGGTGGAAGATGGTGATATCGAACTAGTGAAAGAGATCTTTAAGAACGACCCGGATGCTGGAAGAGCGATTGTAACTCCTCATAGAGATACAGCTCTCCATGTTGCAATCCTCTCTGGAAATATTAAGATCGCACTTGAATTGGTGAAGCAGATGACCCCAGAAGACCTGGAAATTGCTAATGAGTTTGGTGCCACTCCTCTCTCTCTTACAGCTATAACGGAAAGTACAAGATTGGCAAAGGCCATGGTGCAAAAGAATCGTACGTTGGTTACAATAAAAAAAGGAAATACTGATGAAAGCTCACTTCCTGTGATTGTGGCTTCAATGTATGGTAGAAAGAAAATGGTTCACTATCTCTACTCCAGGACTCCAAAGGAGCTGTTTGACCCGACAAGAGGCATGGAAGGTGTGCTGCTTCTGAATAATTTGATCACCGCAGATTTATTTG ATATTGCTTCCATGCTACTAAATAGGTACCCACAGCTAGGCGTCACCCATGATCACCATGGCAATTACGCTCTTCATAAATTGTCTCACAAGCCTTCCGCGTTTGCTAGTGGAAGCGAATTTCCTTTCTGGAAACATTGGATTTATCGAT GTGTGCGTATACATTCTCCATGGGATGTTCAGACCCAAAAAAGTGACTCTTCAAATGGCTCAGAACATGAAATCGACATCGATCAATCCAGTACTGAAGAAGAACTTATCAGCCATCCTATCTTACTACATCAACTAGGATGGTTCTTGCTACGATCTTTTG TACCAGATATCAAGCATTTGCATGAAAAAAAGTTGGTAAATGATGAAGCAAGTAAACTCCTCAGCTGCATTTTTAAGGAAATGAGGGACATGAATCGCTCACAACTTGAAAAGATGGAAATCGATAAGGCCTTGCATGGTGCAATTAAGCATGGAATCGTTGAGTTTGTGGTGGAACTGCTAAAATACAATCCTGAGTTCATATGGAGGAAAGACAAAAGAGGAAGGTCAATCTTTTCACATGCAATCATTCTTCGCCAAGAGAAGATCTTCAGCCTTTTTTATAGTTTAGGGACAAGGAAAAGCATAGTAGCTAGTAGACATGATATATTCCACAATAATTTTCTACATCTTGCAGCAAAGCTCTCTCCTCCGGCTCAACTTGAGCGTGTTTCCGGAGCTGCCTTACAAATGCAAAGGGAACTGCAATGGTATAAG GAGGTGGAAAGCTTAGTACAACCGAAATACAAAGATCAATTGAATGAAAACAATTGGAAGCCTAGCACATTATTCACTGAAGAACACAAGGATCTAGCAAAAGAAGGCGAAAAATGGATGAAGAATACTGCAGGGTCAAGTATGATTGTAGGAACTCTTATTGCTGCGGTCATGTTTACAACAGCCTTCACCATACCTGGTGGCACCAACGATAGATCTGGTCTACCCATCATGTTATACACTGACAGAAACACGTTCATGATCTTTATGATATCAAATGGACTATCTCTCTTCGCATCATCAACTTCAGTGTTGATGTTCTTAGGAATTCTCACTGCAAGATATGCGGAGAACGACTTCCTTATGTCTTTACCCACCAAATTGATCTTTGGAATTGCATGCCTTTTCTTCTCGATAGTTACCATGATGGTCTCTTTTGCTGCTGCTATGTATCTAATGCTCCATAAGACGTTAGAATGGGTCTCCATACCTCTTATTATTTTCTCTACTTTGCCTGTACTTCTCTTCTCAGCCCTTCAGTTTCCGCTCCTACTGGAAATGGTTTTCCGTACATATGGATCAACAATTTTTGAGAAACATAAGAAAATTGCCACCTCTACCAAGAAGTCTCTCCGTTAG
- the LOC111906499 gene encoding uncharacterized protein LOC111906499 isoform X1, translating into MAMIGIVPEELKEENYEFWKVCVKSYLVGQGLWDVVSTEATSAEEATPEWQKKNAQALHAIQLACGSRAYSKYKKNTHVSAKFAWDHLAEMRPSASHDTEVTPDHGLPGEIPGVNEHFRHEKLYNAVEDGDIELVKEIFKNDPDAGRAIVTPHRDTALHVAILSGNIKIALELVKQMTPEDLEIANEFGATPLSLTAITESTRLAKAMVQKNRTLVTIKKGNTDESSLPVIVASMYGRKKMVHYLYSRTPKELFDPTRGMEGVLLLNNLITADLFDIASMLLNRYPQLGVTHDHHGNYALHKLSHKPSAFASGSEFPFWKHWIYRCVRIHSPWDVQTQKSDSSNGSEHEIDIDQSSTEEELISHPILLHQLGWFLLRSFVPDIKHLHEKKLVNDEASKLLSCIFKEMRDMNRSQLEKMEIDKALHGAIKHGIVEFVVELLKYNPEFIWRKDKRGRSIFSHAIILRQEKIFSLFYSLGTRKSIVASRHDIFHNNFLHLAAKLSPPAQLERVSGAALQMQRELQWYKEVESLVQPKYKDQLNENNWKPSTLFTEEHKDLAKEGEKWMKNTAGSSMIVGTLIAAVMFTTAFTIPGGTNDRSGLPIMLYTDRNTFMIFMISNGLSLFASSTSVLMFLGILTARYAENDFLMSLPTKLIFGIACLFFSIVTMMVSFAAAMYLMLHKTLEWVSIPLIIFSTLPVLLFSALQFPLLLEMVFRTYGSTIFEKHKKIATSTKKSLR; encoded by the exons ATGGCTATGATTGGGATTGTACCTGAAGAACTAAAAGAAGAAAACTATGAGTTCTGGAAGGTATGCGTAAAGAGTTATCTAGTTGGTCAAGGTCTGTGGGATGTTGTCTCAACAGAAGCTACATCCGCTGAAGAGGCTACACCAGAATGGCAAAAGAAGAACGCTCAGGCTTTACATGCTATTCAACTAGCCTGTGGATCACGTGCCTACTCCAAGTACAAGAAGAACACACATGTCTCCGCTAAATTTGCTTGGGATCACTTGGCCGAGATGCGTCCTAGCGCATCACACGATACTGAAGTTACACCTGATCATGGTCTCCCAGGTGAAATACCTG GGGTTAATGAGCACTTTCGACATGAAAAGCTATACAATGCGGTGGAAGATGGTGATATCGAACTAGTGAAAGAGATCTTTAAGAACGACCCGGATGCTGGAAGAGCGATTGTAACTCCTCATAGAGATACAGCTCTCCATGTTGCAATCCTCTCTGGAAATATTAAGATCGCACTTGAATTGGTGAAGCAGATGACCCCAGAAGACCTGGAAATTGCTAATGAGTTTGGTGCCACTCCTCTCTCTCTTACAGCTATAACGGAAAGTACAAGATTGGCAAAGGCCATGGTGCAAAAGAATCGTACGTTGGTTACAATAAAAAAAGGAAATACTGATGAAAGCTCACTTCCTGTGATTGTGGCTTCAATGTATGGTAGAAAGAAAATGGTTCACTATCTCTACTCCAGGACTCCAAAGGAGCTGTTTGACCCGACAAGAGGCATGGAAGGTGTGCTGCTTCTGAATAATTTGATCACCGCAGATTTATTTG ATATTGCTTCCATGCTACTAAATAGGTACCCACAGCTAGGCGTCACCCATGATCACCATGGCAATTACGCTCTTCATAAATTGTCTCACAAGCCTTCCGCGTTTGCTAGTGGAAGCGAATTTCCTTTCTGGAAACATTGGATTTATCGAT GTGTGCGTATACATTCTCCATGGGATGTTCAGACCCAAAAAAGTGACTCTTCAAATGGCTCAGAACATGAAATCGACATCGATCAATCCAGTACTGAAGAAGAACTTATCAGCCATCCTATCTTACTACATCAACTAGGATGGTTCTTGCTACGATCTTTTG TACCAGATATCAAGCATTTGCATGAAAAAAAGTTGGTAAATGATGAAGCAAGTAAACTCCTCAGCTGCATTTTTAAGGAAATGAGGGACATGAATCGCTCACAACTTGAAAAGATGGAAATCGATAAGGCCTTGCATGGTGCAATTAAGCATGGAATCGTTGAGTTTGTGGTGGAACTGCTAAAATACAATCCTGAGTTCATATGGAGGAAAGACAAAAGAGGAAGGTCAATCTTTTCACATGCAATCATTCTTCGCCAAGAGAAGATCTTCAGCCTTTTTTATAGTTTAGGGACAAGGAAAAGCATAGTAGCTAGTAGACATGATATATTCCACAATAATTTTCTACATCTTGCAGCAAAGCTCTCTCCTCCGGCTCAACTTGAGCGTGTTTCCGGAGCTGCCTTACAAATGCAAAGGGAACTGCAATGGTATAAG GAGGTGGAAAGCTTAGTACAACCGAAATACAAAGATCAATTGAATGAAAACAATTGGAAGCCTAGCACATTATTCACTGAAGAACACAAGGATCTAGCAAAAGAAGGCGAAAAATGGATGAAGAATACTGCAGGGTCAAGTATGATTGTAGGAACTCTTATTGCTGCGGTCATGTTTACAACAGCCTTCACCATACCTGGTGGCACCAACGATAGATCTGGTCTACCCATCATGTTATACACTGACAGAAACACGTTCATGATCTTTATGATATCAAATGGACTATCTCTCTTCGCATCATCAACTTCAGTGTTGATGTTCTTAGGAATTCTCACTGCAAGATATGCGGAGAACGACTTCCTTATGTCTTTACCCACCAAATTGATCTTTGGAATTGCATGCCTTTTCTTCTCGATAGTTACCATGATGGTCTCTTTTGCTGCTGCTATGTATCTAATGCTCCATAAGACGTTAGAATGGGTCTCCATACCTCTTATTATTTTCTCTACTTTGCCTGTACTTCTCTTCTCAGCCCTTCAGTTTCCGCTCCTACTGGAAATGGTTTTCCGTACATATGGATCAACAATTTTTGAGAAACATAAGAAAATTGCCACCTCTACCAAGAAGTCTCTCCGTTAG